The region GTAGTCTGACCCGAAGCTCTGACAGCTGGACATCGTCAGTCGCAGAGATGGAGGACATGTCGAAAGTGACGGTCCATTTCTCACCCACTTGATGGCAACCTGGAAGAAACTAATAAATTAAGTAAACCAGCTGAATACAGTCAGTGTACCATCAACAAAACGTACGTATACGTCACCACAAACTAGCTACTAGACATACGTCAAAGCTTTGGagggagtgggaggagagggCAGCAGAGGGTGAGAGCAGGATGTGTATTGAACCCCCTTTTGTATAGCGGTCTGAGGGGCTAATACACACACCCGCTCACATAAAAAAGCCTTTAAAGTCGAATAAGCATTGTGACACTTCTGGGTTGTAAAGAGGGAAGATCTGATAAACGCAGATAACACACCCTGCAACCAAAGTGGCTGGCAGTGATGGAGAGGACATGTGTGAAGAGATCTAACCTGGCTCGGACGCTTGCTTGAACTACAAGTCAAAACACATTATCGTAAACTACAATACACACGTCAAACTAAGTATTATTGGTCCAAAAAGTGACAAGTTAAAGACGTGTCAAACTGAATGGCCAGTTCAATAATGTGGTAAAATGTTTGAAACGCATATTCAAAATGCCAAACCAACTAAACAAACTAAGAAAACCCTGAAAGTGTTTCCAATAGAGCGTAACACGTTTTAATATGCCTAACACAAACTAAAACAATTACccaccttttgctatgagactgatGACTGAGTCAGAATGCCGCAGTAAGTGGCTGGCATCGGCTGCGCCGACGGTGTTGACAGCCGTGGACTGTGAGGAGTCTGCAGCCTTGAAGGAGCGGTACAGCTGCATCATGTAGAGAGGGTACCTGCTGGGATGGTACGAATTTAGATTTCCTAAACTGGACTCGGGTGCGCTCTTGTGATACCGGGAATGGCGCGACAGTTTCTCCGAACTGCCAAGCCTGAAAAAGCAGATGAGGAGCGCGCAAAGGACGAGCCATGCCAAGCATTCCATTTTTGACAAGCGGTGTTTCCACTGTAGCGTTAAGTCACGTTGAAAAGTAAAGAGAAGATGGCATCAACTAGTCAGCCTCCTTCTAGCTTGTCTTGGTTTGAAATGATGCTGTGAGCAGACACAAGTCCAGACAGAAGAAAACAGGGCATTTATAGTGGACAGCTGCCCTTTGACTCCAGCCATCTTAACAACTCTCTGATTGATCCCCAGTGCACATCAGAGGGACGACAACAAGGCAGCATTTAGCCAAGGCCATTGTCTGTCGAAACTATCCAGACATTTACATTCATTAGGTCGTAGGACTATACTCCTAGTTGATGGATGATCCTCTAGCTGTTAGAACCCCTTTTGATTTCACACTTTAAAAAACAGTAATATTAGTTAACATTTCAAACTATTTTCATTAGACAAGCCATGTGGAGATTAAGATTCCACTAATAGACACACATCGTTTTTATGTATACCATTGCTTGTTCTAAATAGTCATTACCATTGAATAGTTCATTAAAGTTCCCTGCATCATCCTGGCCGcctttttttaaacattaaacaAAAGTCAATTGAAAATGTTCATGAAAAACTCGCATGACTAAAGATTCTTGACAGTAATAAAACAATTATTTATCGGTTTTCTGCCTATCAATATTATGAAATCGAAACCTATTGACGTACTTACATTAGGTAGTAAAAGCCATGCAATTGATGCTTTCCAAAGTATCGGATCCATTGATCGTGGGAAAAATATTAACTGATTggaatttaatacatttgcctGAAAACGTATATCTTTTGAAATTGGCGGAGGCCTACGTTAGTTTTAGTTAAATTATTAAATCCTCCAAGATTAGTTCTCGAAACCGATGTCCACGTTTCTAAAGCAATATTTTGCATGTTGTTGAATTGGTCAACTGTGAATCTGAACCAATTCATACTGCGTTACAATGAAGACATTGGTAAATAAAGCTTATACTCGATAATAACAATCTAAAAAAGGTATACAAAATAATTAAATAAACCACTACAACTTTAATTCAATTTATTAATTTACCTTTTATCAGATTTGGCTACAAAATATTTATTAATGTGGTATTCTGAATTACATGTCAAAGCAGCTCAAATAGGATGCAACTCTGACACCATAAATACAGGAATAAGTAAATAACTAAACACCCAAAGTAACATTGAAGTCGAAACCAATATAGAGGAGAAACAACATCTGTAACAGACTACTTGACCAGTGTAAGGGGACAAATCCTGTAAGCGCTTTAATCTTGTATACAGTAGCAGAGACAATGTGATGAAGAATGACTTTAATAGTTCTCAATGCTAAACTTTTATGCACATGTGCTGTATGAGCCTTAAACCTGTACATTTCCACTGTCTGTTTGAAGGTATTTTTCCACTCTGCCTCCTGAGAGAGACCAGTGTCTCAGTCCAACCCGTTCTTCTCATATCTTTCAAGGGCACAGCTGTGTGGAGATATGAGGTGAACAGAGTCTGGTTTGAACAGAGGAGTAACGGAACTAACATGACTTGTTTGTGCGCTATGACCTGATACACATAGCCACAAGAAGAAAACAAGGTGATCTGCCGGGGAGGAGTGGAACCATTTTTAGGTCCACTCTAAGACCTTAACATTGACCAGATCCATAATTGCAATAATTAATTGATATTAAAGTATGATTGTATGAAGAAAGTCTCTCCTGATTGGTTAGAATTCCCACAACACCAGACAATTTTGCATCAGATTGTAGCATATTTATTGTTTTACAGTTCCCAGATAACAATCCAAAATCTGCTTCTTTATTTATGTTGAATATGGTCCAATATAGATCTGATTCTATATTCACGAACTACATACTAAAATCTGTAATTAGCCAACGGAAACCCCACAATTGGAAGTTTGACATACCCCAAAATAAGTGAGGATATAGTGAAAGGATGTGGGGGATAAATCAGATAGAGAACAGTTGCAAGTTTACATTTGTAAATGCCATATACTGACTGAGGTCCAAATGGTTGCAGATATCTTGATCCCATGGAGTTCATAGCCGCACAACTGACTGTACCTCATAGTCCACTGAAGAAGTCCTTCACCTAAGTAGAGGGAAATAAGAGACCACCAAGAACCCAATATATCAAACAACCTCATACAATTCCAATAAATACTTCATATCAAACACACAAGACATCAGAAATATTCAAATGTGAAAACATCAAATGTTAATGACATATTGAGCACCTTACTACTAATATTGAAGACAAACAGTAAGGTAAAAATTCAGGTCTTTGAAGCCAAGTTAAACGTTTTCCAACAGCAAGACTGTCATAAGTTCCCCCATGTGGTCAAACTGGGttttgtctagaagggatacagcttctatcaatattttttttatttcacctttatgtaaccaggtaggctagttgagaacaagttctcatttacaactgcaacctggccaacataaagcaaagcagtgcgacacagagttacacatggaataaacaaacgtacagtcaataacacaatagaaaaaaagtctatatacagtgtgtgcaaatggtgtgaggaggttggcaataaataggccatagtagcgaagtaattacaatttagcagattaacacgagtgataaatgagcagatgatgtggAAGTAGGGAtaatggtgtgcaaaagagcagaaaagtaaataaaaacaatatggggatgaggtagattgggtgggctattcacagatggactatgtacagctgcagcgattggttagctgctcagatagcttatgtttaaagttagtgagggaaatatgagtctccagcttcagccatttttgcaattcattccagtcactggcaacagagaactggaaggagaggtggccaaagtaggtgttggctttggggatgaccagtgagatatacctgctggagtgcgtgctacgggtgggtgtaaTCACagtcagtgagctgagataaggcggagctttacctagaaaagacttagatgacctggagccagtgggtctggcgacgaatatgtagcgagggctagccgactagagcatacaggtcgcagtggtgggtggtataaggggctttggtaacgaaacggatggtactgtgatagactgcatccagtttgctgagtagagtattggaagcttaTTTTGTAGACGACATcgtcacccgcagcaagagcgacatcattgatatatacagagaaaagagtcggcccgagaattgaaccctgtggtccccccatagagactgccggacaacaggccctccaatttgacacactgaactctgtctgcgaagtagttggtgaaccaggcaaggcagtcatttgagaaatcaaggctattgagtctgccaataagaatgaggtgattgacagagtcgaaagcccaATATTGACTTTTCGTAGTAGGTTAAAGAGAACTTCTACAGCAGGTAAGTAGAATTATCATAACAGGTTAGGAGACTTGGTTTAAGGTGAGGAAATGGGTTAGGGTTCGCGAAAACGCACCAAAAATACATAATTTGACAAAAGCCATATCCCATCTAGATATGACCGTCAAACTGTGGTACAACCTTCAGATCAAGAGgcatgtgtgtgtagttgtgCATGAATGTAGAAAAAAATATGAGTCACATACCTGTGTGATAAATTTGGCCCACACCTTAGGGTCCTCCTCAAACTCTAGACTGGCATCCAGCACCAATACAGGCACCCGGGTCAACTGCTCAAAGTGCAGCCTAAGGAGAGATAGTCACTGCATGAAACACTGACCATTGTAACACCCAAGAACCTTCAGAATTACACTGACCATTGCTGCAAATTCAACAACGGGAAATGTAATACCTCAAAAGATCTTAGCATCATCACTTCATAAGTGTAAGATAACAATCAAGGGAAAGTCTCACATAATAAAAACTGAGTGGAACAACAGGATATGTCAGTTTGTCTAAACATGTTGCGTACTCACTTAGTGCTCTTCTCTATGAGCCACCTCTCATGCTGGGTGTGTAGTTTCTCCAGGTAGTCTAGCTGCACTCCTTTCTCCTCCACCCGCCCCCGTTGTCCCAGACGCTCCATACACTTCTGACAGGAACACAAACACAATCTACTACAAAACATCAACTGTAACCTCCCAAAACCTTCGGCGGAGTTGTACTCACATGTGTACAGATACTCATATTTAATTATATTTAGGAAATGTTGTATGGCTTGTGAGTCACCCTTGATAAAAGCAACTTATACTAGAGTGAATGTAAGGCTGTACCTGTGGGGGGGCTCGGAGGTAAATGATGCCCTCCAGTTCCACCTGACGGCCAAACTGTTCCACCAGGAAGGAATGCCAGTCCTGGTAGACAGCCCACTCAGTAGAGTTGATGCAGCCCAGCTCAAACATGTTCAGGGCAAATACATACCTGAAGAAATGAAGTGTGTATGGGGAGGCAATGGAGACGGGCAGCATGGGCACAGCTGCACAAACTATCAAGCAGCAGCATCAATtgccctctccccatcctcttacCTATCACTGTACACAGAGCGCTCAAAGACCTGCACAGGGACGCCCTCTGCTCTGAACAGGTGTGCTGGTGGTGGCTGCAGCTGGGTGCGCATGCGGCTCATGCAGGAGTTGGTCTGAAAGGTGTAGGACCAGCGCTGAGGGTCCTGGTACATCATATCCAACAGGTTACTGACCTTCTGCTGATGAGATGGGCCAGAACAAAGTAACCAAGCAATTAGATAAAACATACAATAAACAaggattttccccagcccgtctCTCTTATTGATTGTGTAGCTAACAACATTTAATTTAAGGAGACTGAATGTAAACTATCTTTAATAATATGGCATATGAATACGTGACCATTCATGACCCACATTCATAAGCTGTCAACATTGGTGATTAACTTACTTGTGAAGACCCACTATCGATGCTCTGCCATTTCCCCACGGGCTCAGGAACCACTTCCCAGTCTTGGCCAGCAAACTGCAGGAGTTGCGCGAATGTCGACTTTCCTACCGCTGAAGATGGCATAGAACAAGAACAGCATCACCAACCCAGACAAGTCAATACTCTTCTTCGACGGggtttaacggcggttggcatccaaccttaatggtgcattaccgccaccagcTGGACGGGATATtgaataagacaaaaaaaacatttgcgGGAAAGGGGGaaaacaacaccatacaaaaTAAAACACATCAACTAAGAAAACCCATCCCACTTATTCAGTCACAGTCCACTCCAAAATACAACCCTACACAGGCTCAGTGGCCTGTGATGGCAGTACATTCACCGACAGGAATTCTTGCACGGCCTCGGCTGCGGATCACGAAGACCCAAACAACGTTCAGTGGCATTCACAATGATTCCCGTTTTCTTAGACTTCTCCTCCACTTATGCTGTACAGTTTATGACCATTGCAATAAATAATACCAAGTCCACCTTTTTAACATGTAGCATTTCATAATCCCTCAGTTGATGAGGACCCTTCACTGGTTGTGGTGGCTCTACTATCATTGTTTCTTCCCTGCCACTTGTTATTCTCACCGCCTCTAGATAGGAGACACGCTGGATAGGAGACACGCGACTCTTTTTGAGTCTTAAAGCACGCTTCTTCTGCTCGGCAGACAATAAAACAATCTAAATACGACCACTTCCTGTGACTCTCACCGACTCCACACTTTCCTCCAACACACATTACGGATTTCCCAAGTAGCATTGATCCAAATCCCTCACTCTGACAACAAAAAAGTCTAGTTTCCTATTTTACACCACAGCGTTACTTCTTTTGTGTCCCCTTTTCTTCGCCACTCATTCTCACTTTCTGTACTATTAGCTCCaccggactcactaaacagtttCAAACAAAACCCCAGTTTCCGCCATCTTCTCCACGATCAACTTCCTCAAGTCAATATTCTACTCTTGTCACCTCAAATTTACTCCAACTGCCTGAAAATCATGCTCACTCTTACCAATGTTGCCTTCAATAGAGACCCTCTTAACTCGGTTAATGTCGTCCATTGGCCCGGTGCTTGAATGACAGTGTGGTGAGCGCAAAAGGCAGAGTTTGGTCGCCCTTCTCGCAATTGTTGAGTAGAGAAGCACTGGATTTTCGTCTCGGCGGGTTCTCAAAACATGCCGCTTCACCGATCCGGTATATCGCAACGAGACTGTGAGGTTTTTACAATGGGAACTCAGATTCAACACCAGGAACCGGTAGAATGAGTACATGACATTAGTGAACAGATGGCTAGCTATCGCTAGGTCAAACAAACTGTTTGGGGCtacagtaacgttagctagctgtcaCAAGAAATCAATGCCAAGTTCGGACATTAAATAGCATACACAAGAGGCATTATTTGAACATCATTACATTAAAATATAGTTTACAGCGCCGTCATACAAGTTTAATTAATGCTCTTCTAAAGGCtgcgttttatttatttttggctTCTCAGACGTCTCAATTTGTCACACGCTTGCTAAAGCCGGATGTTTTGGACAGCAGCCCTGCATTTCCGGTTGTCGAGTTAAACATACTTTTAGCTGGTGCATAGCTACTGCCACCTGCTGTTGATTCTGGGTGTGAAATGTAAGGGTGAGGAGGTGATTTGATTTTTATTTCATTCTCACCTTCACAAAATTATTTACTAATACTGTAGTATAGGCTCAGCCTACTTTTTTTTGGTACACTGTCCACCCCAACCCTTAAGCTATCATATATTTCTGTAACAACTAGCAAAATAAATCAGACAAATTCATCCAAAGGTTTATTATCATGTTGTTTCTTCAAATGCAAAAATGTTCAAACCACACATTTAACAGATAATATAATTGCCTTGTTCTACCTCTTTATACAATGTGAATTTACAGAATGTGTGTAGTAAAATAATCCATAGAGGTATAAGTAAAAATGTATCGAGTCAATTGTCTCTGCTAAAATTAACAGTGAATTTTCACTCCCCAGGGGACTGAATCAAGTCCATAAAAGATGTTGCAAACCTTTAAGGATCCTAAAATCTCAGAGTTTTTACTCCTAAAATCTCACACAGTACATGACAGTATAAAGCACATTTTTGAGCTGGATTGCTTTCCCATCAGATAATTTGACATGACACATTTGTCAATCACTGTGCTTCACACATTTTGattctcagtatctggtgtttTTGATGGTGATCTGTTGAGCCGTCTCAATCTTGAAATCTTTGATACCTAATAGAGAAACAAATCATTGATTTTTAGTCACAATAGTGAGGAAATCAATGTTTAGATCAAAGCAGTTAAGACATTAATTGTATTGTTGAGTAATAACTAGTAAACGACATAAGAAAGTTATCTTTTGCATGTGCATTTGTTTGTGTGTTGACTATGCCACATAACCCTCTGTGTTCTTACCCTGGCTGAGAGTGTTGCCGTCTGAGGAGAGGTGCCAGTATCTGCGGTCGGTCTGTCTAGCCAGTTCCCCATTCACCACACTCAGGAAAGGTCCCCAAAGGCTGGTCTCCTTCTCAAACCTGCAGTGTAGGCAGAGGATGGAGCAAGGAGGACAATTCATAATGTTCTACTTATGATAGGACACTTTAAGCTATTCACAACactgggaagttatataaagtttttttttatacAAGACAAATTAGCTCACCAAAAAGTATACATTTGGAACTTGATTAATGTCTCAACCAAAAAAAACAGAAGCGCCCCATTAACTCACGTGAAGTCAATGTTGGTCTTTTGAAGGAGTTCAAGGGCATCAACCAACGAGGTGCCAGTTGGCACATCCACAGAATAGACAGTAGATGCCCCATGCGATTTGACCACCTCCACCTTCAGGGCTACGTTGGTATGACTCTGTAACACCGTCACTGGCTCCCTGGCCTCCAGGACCAGGCTGTCTGCAGAGGAAAACCACAAAAAAAGCAGATTGGAGGCGGCTCACACCTCAAAAACAGATTGACCACTATTTGGTTAGGTGATAATGCAGCACTTGCCATCCTCATTGCGGCACTCCTTGCCCTTGATTTGCAGATAGGATTTCTGCTGGAGAGCAGGCAGAGTTTGGGACATGGCCATGGGGTTGAGATAGGTTCCCTTCCTCACATCTGACCTCATGGCCTCCATGGAGCTAGCACACTCCTGCACCTGGCTGCCCATCGCCAGCAGGGCCTGGGACACCATGTTATTGGCATGCAAAATGCTTGTATTGCACCAATCAGTCATTTACTTAAATGCTGCACATGTTAATATAGGCCTCGAGAGGGGAAGTGGCCCAGTCCTTACCTGCACTGCCAGGCCTGTGCTGAACTCATTGCCCATGTGACCATCAGCCCGCTGGGAGTCCAGAAGCTTCAGCTTGATGAGGTCCAGGGCTTTGTCCAGAGCCGCATCCTGCACCTGGGTGTCAGACTCCTTCAGGCACTGCAGGGCCATCCCAGCCATGGCAAACGTGTCTAAAAAAGGACAGAGGGGATTAAGCAAGGCTATAGAGTCATCTCCATGAAATCACCTATATAGAATCTAATTGGGTGGGAGCTAGTGTGAGTGAATACATTCAGAGTAGGGAGAGGCTACTGAATTTCCTAGGTCAGACTTACCAATGCTATCGGAGGCTTCATGTTTGATATGTCCATGCCCTACAGCTCTGATGAGCTTGTTGCTGACGTGAGAGTTGACTCTAACTCCACTCACACACAGTGCCAGCACACCCAGAGAATACTGGTAGTAGTTAGTCAGAGGACGCTGGCTGACTGcagcagagaaagacagacatagCAGACAAAATAATTAACAGCAACTGAGAACAAACAAAGAATGGCAGACATTATTATAGAGCATTAACAAAGATGGtagagatagatggaggaatgAGGAGGCTTACAGGCAATGTGGTCTTTCTCCAGTTCCATCTGTCTCTTGAGATGAGTCAGCAGGGTCTCGCTCCTCTGATTGACAGTGAAGGTCAGGGTGTTGAGGTCATAGCAGGAGGCCTTCAGGGCCAGAGTGTACAGGGCCAGGAGACCCACCACTGGCTGGCTGTTGGCCAGAGAGCTGAAAGGAGAGGATACAGGGTAAGGCGGAGAGACGGAAGGTTTTTGAAGGGTAAAGACTATTCAATATAATCTTAAATCAaactatttgtcacatgctccaaatacaagtgtagatcttactgtgaaatgctcacttacaagcccttaaccaacagtgcagttcaagaagagtaaaaaaataacatttaccaaataaactaaagtacaaAATAATACAATGTAAAACAAtagaataacgaggctatatacagggggtactgataccgagtcaatgtgcaggggtacagattagtcgaggtaatttgtacatgtaggtaggggtgaagtgcctatgcatagataataaacagcgagtagcagcagtgtcaatgtaaatagcccAGTGGCCATTTGAAAGTATCAATTGTAACTGAAAACAAGAAATTGAATACAACCACACTGCAGGTCATTTTTAAGGCATGGAATACATAAAATTATGTTTGCACTTattaagaagggctttataaacatGCGATTTTACCTCTCAATGTCAGTGTGTAAATCGGTTTTAAGTGCATTCAGGTGATCACTCTCCATGCCAAGGTTGTGGTGAGTGGACAGGCGCAGGGCCAGGTGCACACTGGGATTGGGGGGTGTTCCTTCATCCTCCAGAGAACGCAGCAGATTCTTATTGAGTGAGAGGAGCAGCTCACCAGGCTCTGATCCTACAGGATCTGGACACAATACAGATTGAAAACTGAAGAAAAAAGAAAATGATGCAGTATGGAAGTAAAATCACTTCACGTTTAGCATAACCACAAGTTAAATAACGTGCCTAAGGACAACTTCCAATGTTACCAAGAGATATGAGATATGACTAATAAACCCACAGTAAGACAACAAAAGACCTGTTGTGTGCTCACTGAGATCATATAAAGTGTCATCGAGGTCAAAGCATTGCACAACCAGTGTGTTTCCTGTGCTGTATCAGCAATCATGCACACACAATGGAGAAGCAAAGACCTTAGCAACTTAATAACCAAAAGGAATTTCCACAAGGCAGCCAATGTGTCCTAAGAATGCCTTCTCCAACGGTCACCTTGATGTAATTGACACATGACAAGTACAACCGGCTCAGAGAGAATCTCAATTGCACactcctcgcctccttctcaaaacccactGTCCCTCTTCTCTGATCTCCTCCACTGGGTTTTGAGAAGAAGGCTAGAGGACacaaggagtatgcaattgagattatGTCCAGTGCCAGTGGGGTTTTGCAGGCACTGA is a window of Oncorhynchus keta strain PuntledgeMale-10-30-2019 chromosome 25, Oket_V2, whole genome shotgun sequence DNA encoding:
- the dguok gene encoding deoxyguanosine kinase, mitochondrial isoform X1, yielding MYSFYRFLVLNLSSHCKNLTVSLRYTGSVKRHVLRTRRDENPVLLYSTIARRATKLCLLRSPHCHSSTGPMDDINRVKRVSIEGNIAVGKSTFAQLLQFAGQDWEVVPEPVGKWQSIDSGSSQQKVSNLLDMMYQDPQRWSYTFQTNSCMSRMRTQLQPPPAHLFRAEGVPVQVFERSVYSDRYVFALNMFELGCINSTEWAVYQDWHSFLVEQFGRQVELEGIIYLRAPPQKCMERLGQRGRVEEKGVQLDYLEKLHTQHERWLIEKSTKLHFEQLTRVPVLVLDASLEFEEDPKVWAKFITQVKDFFSGL
- the dguok gene encoding deoxyguanosine kinase, mitochondrial isoform X4, whose protein sequence is MLLGKSVMCVGGKCGVGESHRKWSYLDCFIVCRAEEACFKTQKESRVSYPACLLSRGAVGKSTFAQLLQFAGQDWEVVPEPVGKWQSIDSGSSQQKVSNLLDMMYQDPQRWSYTFQTNSCMSRMRTQLQPPPAHLFRAEGVPVQVFERSVYSDRYVFALNMFELGCINSTEWAVYQDWHSFLVEQFGRQVELEGIIYLRAPPQKCMERLGQRGRVEEKGVQLDYLEKLHTQHERWLIEKSTKLHFEQLTRVPVLVLDASLEFEEDPKVWAKFITQVKDFFSGL
- the dguok gene encoding deoxyguanosine kinase, mitochondrial isoform X2 yields the protein MYSFYRFLVLNLSSHCKNLTVSLRYTGSVKRHVLRTRRDENPVLLYSTIARRATKLCLLRSPHCHSSTGPMDDINRVKRVSIEGNIAVGKSTFAQLLQFAGQDWEVVPEPVGKWQSIDSGSSQKVSNLLDMMYQDPQRWSYTFQTNSCMSRMRTQLQPPPAHLFRAEGVPVQVFERSVYSDRYVFALNMFELGCINSTEWAVYQDWHSFLVEQFGRQVELEGIIYLRAPPQKCMERLGQRGRVEEKGVQLDYLEKLHTQHERWLIEKSTKLHFEQLTRVPVLVLDASLEFEEDPKVWAKFITQVKDFFSGL
- the LOC118358387 gene encoding transcobalamin-2-like isoform X2 produces the protein MYTLYILSGLLALVASKPCDPVGSEPGELLLSLNKNLLRSLEDEGTPPNPSVHLALRLSTHHNLGMESDHLNALKTDLHTDIESSLANSQPVVGLLALYTLALKASCYDLNTLTFTVNQRSETLLTHLKRQMELEKDHIAFSQRPLTNYYQYSLGVLALCVSGVRVNSHVSNKLIRAVGHGHIKHEASDSIDTFAMAGMALQCLKESDTQVQDAALDKALDLIKLKLLDSQRADGHMGNEFSTGLAVQALLAMGSQVQECASSMEAMRSDVRKGTYLNPMAMSQTLPALQQKSYLQIKGKECRNEDGNLVLEAREPVTVLQSHTNVALKVEVVKSHGASTVYSVDVPTGTSLVDALELLQKTNIDFTFEKETSLWGPFLSVVNGELARQTDRRYWHLSSDGNTLSQGIKDFKIETAQQITIKNTRY
- the LOC118358387 gene encoding transcobalamin-2-like isoform X1 translates to MYTLYILSGLLALVASKPCDPVGSEPGELLLSLNKNLLRSLEDEGTPPNPSVHLALRLSTHHNLGMESDHLNALKTDLHTDIESSLANSQPVVGLLALYTLALKASCYDLNTLTFTVNQRSETLLTHLKRQMELEKDHIAFSQRPLTNYYQYSLGVLALCVSGVRVNSHVSNKLIRAVGHGHIKHEASDSIDTFAMAGMALQCLKESDTQVQDAALDKALDLIKLKLLDSQRADGHMGNEFSTGLAVQALLAMGSQVQECASSMEAMRSDVRKGTYLNPMAMSQTLPALQQKSYLQIKGKECRNEDDSLVLEAREPVTVLQSHTNVALKVEVVKSHGASTVYSVDVPTGTSLVDALELLQKTNIDFTFEKETSLWGPFLSVVNGELARQTDRRYWHLSSDGNTLSQGIKDFKIETAQQITIKNTRY
- the dguok gene encoding deoxyguanosine kinase, mitochondrial isoform X5, translated to MMYQDPQRWSYTFQTNSCMSRMRTQLQPPPAHLFRAEGVPVQVFERSVYSDRYVFALNMFELGCINSTEWAVYQDWHSFLVEQFGRQVELEGIIYLRAPPQKCMERLGQRGRVEEKGVQLDYLEKLHTQHERWLIEKSTKLHFEQLTRVPVLVLDASLEFEEDPKVWAKFITQVKDFFSGL
- the dguok gene encoding deoxyguanosine kinase, mitochondrial isoform X3; translation: MYSFYRFLVLNLSSHCKNLTVSLRYTGSVKRHVLRTRRDENPVLLYSTIARRATKLCLLRSPHCHSSTGPMDDINRVKRVSIEGNIAVGKSTFAQLLQFAGQDWEVVPEPVGKWQSIDSGSSQQKVSNLLDMMYQDPQRWSYTFQTNSCMSRMRTQLQPPPAHLFRAEGVPVQVFERSVYSDRYVFALNMFELGCINSTEWAVYQDWHSFLVEQFGRQVELEGIIYLRAPPQCMERLGQRGRVEEKGVQLDYLEKLHTQHERWLIEKSTKLHFEQLTRVPVLVLDASLEFEEDPKVWAKFITQVKDFFSGL